A stretch of Microcoleus sp. bin38.metabat.b11b12b14.051 DNA encodes these proteins:
- a CDS encoding Spx/MgsR family RNA polymerase-binding regulatory protein, translating to MSIQVYGIPNCGTCKKAFQWLKDSGVTYEFINTKEQPPTRETIQNWVAALGFLPMRNTSGQSYRALGDDRKDWTSAEWVEAFAKDAMLLKRPLFVKDGTAVLVGFKAEVINEKLGL from the coding sequence ATGTCAATTCAAGTTTACGGAATTCCCAACTGCGGCACCTGCAAAAAAGCCTTTCAATGGCTAAAAGATAGTGGTGTTACCTACGAGTTTATTAACACAAAAGAACAGCCACCCACTCGCGAAACAATTCAAAACTGGGTAGCTGCGTTAGGTTTTCTACCAATGCGAAACACTTCCGGCCAATCTTACCGCGCCTTGGGCGACGACAGGAAAGACTGGACGAGTGCAGAGTGGGTGGAGGCTTTTGCTAAAGATGCGATGCTGCTGAAACGTCCTCTTTTTGTTAAAGATGGAACCGCTGTTTTAGTAGGTTTCAAAGCAGAAGTAATTAACGAAAAATTGGGGCTTTAA
- a CDS encoding PadR family transcriptional regulator gives MSLSYAILSVLLSAPSSGYDLAKRFNASVEGSVGFFWNASFQQIYRELNRLEEKEWLQAESVQQENRPDKRIYTLTGLGKQQLCQWIAESEEMAPIKDELLVKLYAGYLVSPQIMVAKLEAHRQQHQQRLMIYQQIKGQECTNPQKLSNSLKFQYMTLLRGIHYETGWLAWCDEILPLLK, from the coding sequence ATGTCTCTTAGCTATGCCATTCTGTCAGTCTTACTCAGCGCCCCCAGCAGTGGCTACGACCTAGCCAAGCGCTTCAATGCCTCTGTGGAAGGGTCAGTTGGTTTTTTTTGGAACGCCAGCTTCCAGCAGATTTACCGAGAATTGAACCGCCTCGAAGAAAAGGAGTGGCTACAAGCCGAATCCGTACAGCAGGAAAATCGACCCGACAAACGTATCTATACCCTGACAGGATTGGGTAAACAGCAGTTGTGTCAATGGATTGCTGAGTCCGAGGAAATGGCACCAATCAAGGATGAGTTACTCGTCAAACTCTATGCTGGCTATCTAGTGTCTCCTCAGATAATGGTGGCAAAACTCGAAGCCCACCGTCAGCAACATCAGCAGCGATTAATGATTTATCAACAAATTAAAGGCCAGGAATGCACAAATCCCCAAAAATTGTCAAACAGCCTCAAATTTCAGTACATGACGTTACTGCGCGGAATTCACTACGAAACAGGCTGGCTAGCTTGGTGTGACGAGATCCTGCCGTTGCTGAAATAA
- a CDS encoding AraC family transcriptional regulator: MRTPEQQQVNLIDFSREPTSDFLLPHRALLKSSGWGNIHFELHQQPEFETPEHQATWHVIAHCPRFYVSGSRSGDRWLDGKRKTEARNEGDIGIIPANVSQRCSWNILSQFTILAIDPALLKQVGQDLVDPDRIELIPHFMTEQDPLIQGIIAALRDELESAKIGGYLLVDSLKTTLALHLLRKYCTAPPQPRSYAGGLSKAKLQQVTEYIAEHLHREVKLIELAAIAQISPYHFLRLFKNSLGITPHQYILQRRIEKAKYLLLHTELSITEVAATAGFYDQSHLTRYFKRIVGVTPKQLLQD; the protein is encoded by the coding sequence ATGAGAACACCAGAGCAACAGCAGGTCAATCTAATTGATTTTAGCCGAGAACCGACATCAGATTTTCTGCTACCTCACCGTGCTTTGCTCAAAAGTTCGGGATGGGGAAATATCCACTTTGAACTGCACCAACAGCCAGAGTTTGAGACTCCCGAACATCAAGCTACTTGGCACGTTATTGCTCATTGTCCGCGTTTTTACGTCTCAGGATCGCGATCGGGCGATCGCTGGTTGGATGGTAAGAGGAAAACAGAAGCGCGGAATGAGGGAGACATTGGGATTATTCCTGCTAATGTTTCCCAGCGCTGTAGCTGGAATATTTTATCTCAGTTTACGATTCTGGCGATCGATCCAGCACTGCTCAAACAAGTCGGTCAAGATTTGGTCGATCCCGATCGCATTGAACTCATCCCTCATTTTATGACTGAGCAAGATCCTCTGATCCAAGGTATTATCGCTGCCTTGAGAGACGAATTAGAATCAGCCAAAATTGGCGGTTATTTGCTGGTTGACAGTCTCAAAACCACTTTAGCCCTTCACCTGTTACGAAAATATTGCACCGCGCCACCGCAGCCCAGAAGCTATGCGGGTGGATTATCCAAAGCAAAGCTGCAACAGGTGACGGAATATATCGCAGAACACCTTCATCGAGAAGTAAAGTTAATTGAGCTTGCTGCGATCGCCCAAATCAGTCCGTATCACTTTTTACGTTTGTTTAAAAATAGTCTCGGCATCACACCTCATCAGTACATCTTGCAGCGTCGGATTGAAAAAGCTAAGTATCTTTTACTGCACACCGAACTCAGTATCACAGAAGTTGCGGCCACCGCAGGATTTTACGATCAAAGTCATTTAACCCGCTATTTTAAGCGGATTGTTGGGGTGACGCCGAAACAACTCCTGCAAGATTGA
- the cruG gene encoding 2'-O-glycosyltransferase CruG codes for MISPNIPNLLTTILPAALLLLQLPASALLMSRLIKGPSRIPPLEPDSPTLDMLGACTAVVPTLNEAERIAPCLEGLSHQSYELREVIVVDSYSVDGTGDLVKAEAEKDPRFRLINDDPLPAGWVGRPWALNWGFLASSEKCEWILGIDADTQPHPGLIASLLKTAVAGNYDLISLSPQFILKYPGELWLQPALLMTLVYRFGPTGTGGDVPERVMANGQCFLCKREVLVALGGYEVAKGSFCDDVTLARYAAAKGFKVGFLDGAKVLKVRMYEGAIETWNEWGRSLDLKDAATGGQIWGDLWLLFAVQGLPVPIVLWYLLSGSVPAVGVFPQFWLWGLNVFLIAVRSALCFAIAPSYDRTQASGKWLFWLSPLADPLAFLRILISAFNQPTQWRGRQYS; via the coding sequence ATGATTTCCCCCAATATCCCAAATCTCTTGACAACTATCTTACCTGCTGCATTGTTGTTGCTACAATTACCCGCCTCCGCTCTTTTAATGTCGCGGTTAATTAAAGGCCCATCCCGCATCCCGCCCCTAGAACCGGATTCGCCGACACTGGATATGCTGGGTGCTTGTACGGCGGTGGTGCCGACATTGAACGAAGCAGAGAGAATTGCACCTTGTTTAGAAGGATTGAGCCACCAAAGTTACGAGCTCCGAGAAGTAATTGTAGTTGACAGCTATTCGGTAGATGGAACCGGAGATTTAGTTAAAGCGGAGGCCGAAAAAGACCCCCGGTTTCGCTTGATTAACGACGATCCGCTACCGGCGGGTTGGGTGGGGCGTCCGTGGGCGCTGAATTGGGGTTTTTTAGCAAGTTCCGAGAAATGCGAGTGGATTTTGGGGATAGATGCGGATACTCAGCCTCATCCGGGCTTGATCGCGAGTTTGCTCAAAACTGCTGTTGCTGGAAATTACGATCTGATTTCGCTATCGCCGCAGTTTATCCTTAAGTATCCGGGGGAGTTGTGGCTGCAACCTGCGCTGTTAATGACTTTGGTGTATCGGTTCGGCCCGACGGGAACGGGCGGAGATGTGCCGGAACGAGTGATGGCGAACGGTCAGTGTTTCTTGTGTAAGCGCGAGGTTTTGGTGGCTTTAGGGGGCTATGAAGTCGCAAAAGGTTCTTTTTGCGATGATGTGACTCTGGCTCGCTATGCTGCTGCTAAGGGCTTTAAGGTGGGTTTTTTGGATGGGGCTAAGGTGTTGAAGGTGCGGATGTATGAGGGGGCGATCGAGACTTGGAACGAGTGGGGACGATCGCTCGATTTGAAAGATGCTGCTACTGGCGGTCAAATTTGGGGCGATTTGTGGCTGTTATTCGCGGTTCAAGGTTTGCCGGTGCCGATCGTCCTGTGGTATTTGTTATCGGGTTCTGTCCCTGCGGTTGGTGTGTTTCCGCAGTTTTGGCTGTGGGGATTGAACGTGTTTTTGATTGCAGTGCGATCGGCTTTGTGTTTTGCGATCGCTCCAAGTTACGATCGTACTCAGGCATCGGGTAAATGGCTGTTTTGGCTGTCACCTTTAGCCGATCCGCTGGCGTTTTTGCGAATTCTGATTTCTGCGTTTAATCAGCCGACTCAGTGGCGCGGCCGCCAATATAGTTAG
- a CDS encoding ATP-binding protein, translating into MATPHLLNDLNAKAIYLGNLNLQKPTSRERYFWNIIQSFDSVTHTYIGTTNGELFGSKRVADGSIQIGLADESTNHSLNYYSANSQGDRIGEFKTSTPNFDARVRPWYKAAIGAGKPAWSKIYTDFVSKSLLITGVQSVSDKSEKMVGVLAVNITLTEVNKFLHSLKIGKSGQTFIIERTGELVSTSTLDPVLLVKGKDTERINAASSQNSLIRAAENQLHKKFGNLTEINSVQQLDFDIDGKRQFIQVQPFQDIRGLDWLIVVVVPEADFMEQINANTHTTILLCIAALILATGAGILTAKSVIQPLLRLNIAAKEIAQGKLEQTVEIERSDELGELATSFNSMAKQLQESFAALESKNADLQRLDKLKDEFLANTSHELRTPLNGMIGIAESMIDGATGATTEIQRKNLLMIALSGHRLSNLVNDILDFSKLRHKNIELQLKPVGMREIADIVMMFSKSLVCRKSLQLINNISPDLPPANADENRLQQILHNLVSNAIKFTTEGHVEISAKLVTNQDYPQKKEFTIINSYLAITICDTGIGISEDKFDRIFESFEQGDGSTAREYGGTGLGLAVTKKLVELHGGKIKVESTIGVGSKFTFTIPVSEGEVEQRRDVSPVTSFQLAADGLFDKIIQYSTVNFPEQSAKIKIMIVDDEPVNLQVLVNHLFREDYAIFQANNG; encoded by the coding sequence ATGGCAACTCCTCATTTACTCAACGACCTCAATGCCAAAGCAATTTATTTAGGTAACTTGAACTTGCAGAAACCGACTAGCCGCGAACGCTATTTTTGGAATATTATTCAATCATTTGATTCAGTTACTCATACTTATATTGGTACTACAAACGGAGAACTTTTTGGCTCAAAAAGAGTTGCAGATGGCTCAATACAGATCGGTCTGGCTGACGAATCAACTAACCATAGTCTCAATTACTATTCTGCTAACAGTCAGGGCGATCGCATTGGCGAATTCAAAACATCTACTCCTAATTTTGATGCGCGAGTTCGACCTTGGTACAAAGCTGCTATAGGCGCTGGTAAACCTGCTTGGAGTAAAATTTATACTGATTTTGTCAGCAAATCTCTTTTGATTACAGGGGTTCAATCTGTCTCCGACAAATCGGAAAAAATGGTGGGAGTTCTTGCTGTCAACATTACCCTCACTGAAGTCAATAAATTTCTCCATAGTTTGAAAATTGGCAAGTCGGGGCAAACTTTTATTATAGAGCGGACAGGAGAACTTGTTAGTACATCTACTCTCGATCCCGTTTTACTTGTCAAAGGAAAAGATACAGAACGTATCAATGCTGCATCAAGCCAAAATTCCTTAATCCGAGCAGCCGAAAATCAGTTACACAAAAAGTTTGGCAATCTTACTGAAATTAACAGCGTTCAGCAATTAGACTTTGACATAGACGGTAAGCGGCAATTCATTCAAGTACAGCCATTTCAAGACATTCGCGGTTTGGACTGGTTAATTGTAGTGGTAGTTCCAGAAGCCGATTTCATGGAGCAAATCAACGCCAACACCCACACAACTATACTGCTGTGCATAGCAGCCTTAATATTAGCAACGGGTGCCGGGATTCTCACTGCAAAATCAGTGATTCAGCCACTTTTACGTTTAAATATAGCAGCCAAAGAAATCGCTCAAGGCAAATTGGAACAGACAGTTGAAATAGAACGATCAGATGAACTAGGAGAGCTAGCTACATCATTTAATAGCATGGCAAAGCAACTACAAGAATCCTTTGCTGCCTTAGAATCAAAAAATGCTGATTTGCAACGGCTCGATAAACTCAAAGACGAATTTTTAGCTAATACTTCTCACGAACTTCGCACTCCCCTAAATGGCATGATCGGAATTGCCGAATCGATGATTGATGGCGCTACTGGCGCAACCACAGAAATTCAGCGCAAAAATTTGTTAATGATTGCTTTAAGCGGACACAGACTATCCAATTTAGTGAATGATATTCTCGATTTTTCAAAGCTACGGCATAAAAATATCGAGCTACAATTAAAGCCTGTAGGAATGCGAGAAATAGCAGACATAGTTATGATGTTTAGCAAATCTCTAGTATGTCGCAAAAGTTTGCAGTTAATTAATAACATTTCTCCCGACTTACCCCCTGCTAATGCCGATGAAAATCGCCTTCAGCAAATTTTGCACAACCTAGTCAGTAATGCAATTAAATTCACTACTGAAGGTCATGTTGAAATATCGGCAAAATTAGTAACCAACCAAGATTATCCACAAAAAAAAGAATTTACTATTATTAACTCATATTTAGCTATTACTATTTGCGACACAGGTATTGGTATTTCTGAAGATAAATTTGACCGGATTTTTGAATCTTTTGAGCAAGGCGATGGTTCCACAGCGCGGGAATACGGCGGTACAGGTTTAGGTTTAGCCGTGACTAAAAAGCTAGTCGAACTACACGGTGGCAAAATCAAGGTAGAATCAACAATAGGTGTGGGTTCAAAGTTCACCTTTACTATCCCTGTTTCCGAAGGCGAAGTTGAGCAAAGGCGAGATGTGTCTCCCGTTACGAGTTTCCAGTTAGCTGCTGATGGACTATTCGATAAAATTATTCAATATTCAACAGTAAATTTTCCAGAGCAATCAGCTAAAATAAAAATTATGATTGTGGATGATGAACCAGTTAATCTTCAGGTACTTGTCAATCATCTTTTTCGAGAAGATTATGCGATTTTCCAAGCAAATAACGGGTGA
- a CDS encoding FAD-dependent oxidoreductase — translation MTNPQPQLFPLIDIAIIGGGAKSAYTAYRLMKANPNESPVLKRLLELSGREQLDVKLFELSDRIGGRLWSINLPGLPNIPAEMGGMRFLKSQQNVYGLCTTELKLEVSSFNFGNNIQYLRRQRFRFEDYPNPEEVPYFLTDEEKGSYPIDLVTNTIYNLVPEAKGLSGTKLIMFLRDAWVRDEPLYNQPLYETGFWNLLASKLSIEAYNLVIAASGYFTLADRAIKLDYGKIEYDRQHG, via the coding sequence ATGACAAACCCTCAGCCTCAACTATTCCCATTAATCGACATCGCCATTATCGGTGGGGGTGCCAAGAGTGCTTATACTGCTTATCGCCTGATGAAGGCTAATCCCAATGAAAGTCCTGTACTTAAGAGGCTGTTGGAGCTGAGCGGGAGGGAACAGCTAGATGTCAAGCTCTTTGAGCTAAGCGATCGCATTGGGGGTCGGCTTTGGTCAATTAATTTACCTGGATTGCCGAATATTCCGGCTGAAATGGGTGGAATGCGCTTTCTCAAGTCTCAGCAAAATGTCTATGGTTTGTGTACAACAGAACTGAAACTAGAGGTCAGTTCATTCAACTTTGGTAACAATATTCAATATCTGCGGCGGCAGCGATTCAGGTTTGAAGATTACCCCAATCCCGAAGAAGTACCGTATTTCCTCACCGATGAAGAGAAAGGCAGCTATCCAATCGATTTAGTAACCAATACAATTTACAATCTCGTCCCGGAAGCTAAGGGTTTGTCGGGTACAAAACTAATCATGTTTCTCCGTGACGCTTGGGTTAGGGATGAGCCACTATACAACCAGCCACTCTATGAAACTGGTTTTTGGAACTTGCTAGCTAGTAAGTTGAGTATAGAAGCTTACAATCTCGTGATTGCTGCCAGCGGCTATTTCACTCTAGCCGATCGCGCAATTAAACTAGATTACGGTAAAATCGAGTATGACCGACAACATGGATAA
- a CDS encoding ABC transporter ATP-binding protein — MAKELAIDTRGLTKQFDRHIAVNDIDLQVGAGEICGLIGPNGAGKTTLLRMLASAEEPTTGEIYINGCPLLRDRSNPTLKQHIGYLPDDFPLYDDLTVWDYLDYFARLYNLRQPRRRERIHAVLELVQLTNKRNSLISTLSRGMKQRLSLGRTIIHEPLLLLLDEPVSGLDPIARSQFREIIKALQQAGMTVVISSHVLSDLAELCTWVGIMELGYLVESAPLQELYKRLGKQQIFLSTLGNLEALTSELKNFPWVESWEILPETQQVCVHFSGSREDAANLLRSLVNANIPITEFHCTQEDLETIFLKMGHKQAS, encoded by the coding sequence ATGGCAAAAGAATTAGCAATAGACACTCGCGGACTTACCAAACAATTCGATCGCCATATTGCAGTCAATGACATCGATTTGCAAGTCGGCGCAGGCGAAATCTGCGGGCTCATCGGCCCCAACGGTGCCGGCAAAACTACGTTGCTGCGAATGTTAGCATCCGCTGAAGAACCGACTACAGGGGAGATTTATATCAATGGCTGTCCCTTGTTGCGCGATCGATCTAATCCCACTCTCAAACAGCACATCGGCTATCTTCCCGACGACTTTCCCCTGTACGATGACTTGACTGTGTGGGATTATTTAGATTACTTTGCCAGACTCTACAACTTGCGGCAACCCCGCCGCCGAGAACGCATTCATGCAGTTTTAGAACTCGTGCAATTAACAAACAAGCGCAACAGCTTAATTTCCACTCTGTCGCGGGGGATGAAACAGCGTCTGAGTTTGGGACGCACTATTATTCACGAACCGCTGTTGCTGCTATTAGACGAACCAGTTTCCGGTTTAGATCCGATCGCGCGATCGCAATTCCGCGAAATCATCAAAGCCTTGCAACAAGCCGGCATGACCGTAGTCATATCATCCCACGTTCTCAGCGATTTAGCTGAACTTTGCACCTGGGTAGGCATTATGGAATTGGGCTATCTTGTGGAAAGCGCCCCTTTGCAAGAACTTTACAAACGCCTCGGAAAACAACAGATTTTCCTGTCAACTTTGGGTAATCTAGAAGCCCTGACATCTGAACTCAAGAACTTTCCTTGGGTAGAAAGTTGGGAAATTTTGCCCGAAACTCAGCAGGTGTGCGTTCATTTTTCAGGAAGCCGGGAAGATGCAGCGAATTTATTGCGATCGCTCGTCAATGCTAACATTCCGATTACAGAATTCCACTGCACTCAAGAAGACCTAGAAACCATCTTCCTCAAGATGGGACACAAACAAGCATCTTAA
- a CDS encoding MAPEG family protein: protein MLAAVSPGRKIVQIQPTNMTFPLWGLVIFILWTIAIVVSLIAFRLRHLSKGGSPKDFGTPQNDENLFWRLYRVQSNLIENLPLYLGVVFLLTVRGVSGTAVDALIVTYIVFRLLHSMIHIANLNPMFRVLSLGIQFSCLVALTVMALV, encoded by the coding sequence GTGTTAGCAGCAGTTTCGCCAGGTAGAAAGATCGTGCAAATTCAACCGACAAATATGACTTTTCCTCTCTGGGGTTTAGTAATTTTCATCCTGTGGACGATCGCAATTGTCGTCTCGCTGATCGCATTCAGGCTTCGGCATCTATCTAAAGGCGGATCTCCCAAAGATTTCGGCACACCACAAAACGATGAAAACTTATTCTGGCGACTATATCGAGTACAATCCAACTTAATAGAAAACCTGCCTTTGTATTTGGGAGTTGTTTTTTTGCTAACAGTTAGAGGTGTCTCTGGAACAGCCGTAGATGCGCTGATTGTCACCTACATCGTATTTCGGCTGCTGCATTCAATGATTCATATCGCCAATCTCAATCCCATGTTTAGGGTATTGAGTTTAGGGATTCAGTTTAGCTGCTTAGTAGCCTTAACTGTTATGGCACTTGTCTAG
- a CDS encoding DUF4188 domain-containing protein, protein MANTNRYSMYEIDLPDRPEAVVFVNGILTRDRAGFFWMWKNLVWISSSTAKAEGCVQMKAGICGPKEVIMVSYWRSEADLKQFFRGEAHRRMMQFVLKNPDSLCLYNETYKPWQSGKYSHEPQGMATLYPSFAK, encoded by the coding sequence ATGGCAAATACAAACAGATATTCCATGTACGAGATCGATTTGCCCGATCGCCCGGAGGCCGTCGTGTTTGTCAACGGGATATTGACACGCGATCGCGCGGGGTTTTTCTGGATGTGGAAAAATCTGGTGTGGATCAGTAGTTCGACGGCGAAAGCTGAAGGCTGTGTGCAAATGAAAGCAGGAATTTGTGGGCCGAAGGAAGTAATTATGGTGAGTTACTGGCGTTCAGAAGCTGACCTAAAACAGTTTTTCCGAGGTGAAGCCCATCGGCGGATGATGCAGTTTGTGTTGAAAAATCCCGATAGCCTCTGTTTATATAATGAGACATACAAACCGTGGCAAAGTGGGAAATACAGCCATGAACCGCAAGGAATGGCAACGCTTTATCCGAGTTTTGCCAAATAA
- a CDS encoding helix-turn-helix transcriptional regulator, producing the protein MQHLTQNEFHNFSGCLLELYKTCSVEDFSSHLLAIVSKVISAVDYTHTTLSFENHKTTTLDYKPAPGFDRLDTENFEQIAHQHFYENPLVGNYLRTRDHRAHKVSDFLNEQQLHRLEGLYGKLMQPRGIKDLIAVALPLALAAKSASKLYSGQDDIIAITLFGDRIFTERDRFLFNLLHPHLVQAQQNMNQFTQIEQEWVQQRNTLETLGIISLNGDGQVQFMSQRAWQWLKQYFQDSQCSTKNLPDNLQRWVKYQLSLLIPSDDIPVPHLPLKLEQEGKQLIVRFVTEQPLEKYLLLLEEQQFLTLSSVSLEFLGLTKRETEVLFEVTQGKTNPEIAATLSLSVGTVRKYLEHIYSKLGVQNRAEAVVTALKQLGGIG; encoded by the coding sequence ATGCAACACTTAACTCAGAATGAGTTTCACAATTTTTCTGGATGCCTGCTGGAACTCTACAAAACTTGTAGCGTTGAGGATTTCTCATCTCATCTGCTGGCGATCGTCTCAAAAGTGATTTCCGCAGTAGATTACACCCATACCACACTCTCCTTTGAGAACCACAAGACTACCACCCTCGACTACAAACCCGCCCCTGGGTTCGATCGCCTTGATACAGAGAATTTTGAGCAAATAGCCCACCAACATTTTTACGAAAACCCTCTAGTCGGTAATTATCTCAGAACTCGCGACCATCGAGCACATAAGGTTTCAGACTTCTTAAACGAGCAGCAACTGCATCGTTTGGAAGGGTTGTATGGAAAGCTGATGCAGCCTAGAGGAATCAAGGATCTGATCGCAGTTGCACTACCTCTGGCTTTGGCTGCTAAATCTGCTAGCAAGCTCTACTCTGGACAAGATGATATTATTGCGATCACACTTTTTGGAGACCGGATTTTCACTGAGCGCGATCGCTTTTTATTCAATTTACTGCACCCTCATTTAGTACAAGCCCAGCAAAACATGAATCAGTTTACCCAGATAGAACAAGAGTGGGTACAACAGCGCAATACTTTAGAGACATTGGGAATTATTTCGCTCAACGGAGATGGGCAAGTCCAGTTTATGAGCCAACGAGCTTGGCAGTGGCTCAAACAGTATTTTCAAGACTCACAATGTTCGACCAAAAACTTGCCAGATAATTTGCAGCGATGGGTTAAATACCAGTTGTCGCTGTTAATACCAAGTGATGATATTCCTGTACCTCATTTACCGCTTAAATTAGAACAAGAAGGAAAACAATTAATCGTGCGCTTTGTGACTGAGCAACCGCTGGAAAAATATCTATTATTGCTGGAAGAACAGCAATTTTTGACTCTATCATCCGTATCTTTGGAATTTCTAGGGTTGACCAAGCGGGAAACAGAAGTTTTATTTGAGGTGACGCAAGGTAAGACTAATCCAGAAATTGCGGCAACATTGAGCCTGAGCGTTGGTACAGTCAGAAAGTATTTGGAACATATATACTCAAAGCTGGGAGTACAAAATCGTGCGGAGGCTGTAGTCACGGCTTTGAAACAGCTTGGAGGAATCGGATAA
- a CDS encoding DUF4332 domain-containing protein: MKTSHTASKTSVQVRDWPIEHLPGLSNANQSQLEECGITTIGQLIRMTKTPAAKSLLAHQLQINIQSVNKWVAMAELARIPSVGCQYCGLLLHAGVASATQLAQMPVERLHQQILRLHVATMQRNDLTPSVDRVQKWILQARLVISP, encoded by the coding sequence ATGAAAACTTCTCACACAGCTTCTAAAACTTCCGTACAAGTACGCGATTGGCCGATCGAACACTTACCGGGATTGAGCAACGCAAACCAGTCTCAACTAGAAGAGTGCGGCATCACCACCATCGGACAACTAATTCGGATGACGAAAACACCCGCTGCAAAATCGTTGCTAGCACATCAATTACAAATTAACATTCAATCTGTTAACAAATGGGTAGCAATGGCCGAGTTAGCTCGAATTCCCAGCGTAGGGTGTCAGTATTGCGGGCTATTACTCCACGCAGGCGTTGCTTCAGCGACTCAATTAGCTCAAATGCCCGTAGAGAGACTGCACCAACAAATCCTGAGACTCCACGTAGCCACAATGCAGCGCAATGATTTGACTCCTTCAGTCGATCGCGTGCAAAAATGGATCTTACAAGCTAGATTAGTCATTAGTCCTTAG
- a CDS encoding GNAT family N-acetyltransferase — MTDNMDKYRIVETLTENQVSDLMDLYKNEFWCDKRRREDVVKMLAATDVIIGLVDEGDGVPPRKLRLIGFTRVMTDFVYRAMVFDVIVHPTYRNTGLGKVLMDAVLNHPKLQAVENISLNCLPKMIPFYERWGFTNDVGEMKYMRRLKR; from the coding sequence ATGACCGACAACATGGATAAGTACCGCATCGTCGAAACTTTGACGGAAAATCAGGTATCTGACTTGATGGATTTGTACAAAAACGAGTTTTGGTGCGACAAGCGGAGGCGGGAGGATGTGGTGAAAATGCTGGCCGCTACTGATGTTATCATTGGTTTGGTCGATGAGGGCGATGGCGTCCCGCCCCGCAAGCTACGGCTAATTGGCTTTACCCGCGTCATGACTGATTTTGTCTACAGGGCGATGGTTTTCGATGTGATTGTCCACCCAACATACAGAAATACTGGACTGGGTAAGGTGTTGATGGATGCAGTCTTAAATCATCCCAAACTCCAAGCAGTGGAGAATATTAGTCTTAACTGTTTGCCGAAAATGATACCATTTTACGAGCGTTGGGGTTTCACGAATGACGTGGGCGAAATGAAGTATATGCGGCGACTAAAACGCTGA